From the Fibrobacter sp. UWH6 genome, one window contains:
- a CDS encoding RHS repeat domain-containing protein, with product MPFPIVYDNLGRLTEMSGTRNSSYHYDELGRLTVKHEGSHNNCWCNFSRSFVNCQSSNCCWNHSTVIGYNS from the coding sequence ATGCCGTTTCCAATCGTCTATGACAATCTAGGTCGCCTGACAGAAATGTCCGGCACAAGGAATTCGAGTTACCATTACGACGAACTTGGACGATTGACTGTCAAACACGAGGGATCTCACAACAACTGTTGGTGCAATTTTAGCAGGAGTTTTGTTAACTGCCAATCCTCCAACTGTTGCTGGAACCATTCTACTGTCATTGGGTATAACAGCTGA